From Kaistella polysaccharea:
TCTCCTTAAATTAAGGGATAAAGAAGCGAATTAATTTCCTGGACAATTCTCTATATTTGTACGACTCAAAATAAATTTCTAATGAAAATAAAAAATACATTGATTGCTCTTGCAGCACCATTTCTTATGAATGCACAGCATGTTATGACTCCTGAAATTCTTTGGACTTTGAATAAAATTGGAGTTTCTGCAGTATCACCTGACCAAAACGCTTTAATTTATAGTATTGGTAAAACCGATCTGAAAACTGAAAAAACCAACAAGAAGAATTACTTTTTCAATATCAAAAATTCTGAAGCCACAGTTCTTGATTTGGGTAAAAAGTCTTTAATTCAGTGGGACGATAACGGTATTTATGCGCAGGAAGGTGAAAAGCTTTATATTTCTAAAGATGCTGGAAAAACATGGGCTGAATTTTATACGATTGGTAAAGTTGATAATATTGTGATTTCTCCCGATGGTAAAAAAATCGCCTTCAGCAAAGAAGTTTTAATCGAAAAAGTGATGGGCAAAGAGAAGTACGACGACGTGCCGAAAACAACTGCTCAAATTTATACCGATCTTAATCACCGACACTGGGACTATTTCAGCGAAGGAAAATACAATCACGTTTTTGTAGTCAATGTTTCTGAACCGGTTGATTCAGCCAAAGATTTATTGGAAGGGAAACCGTATGATTCGCCCCAAAGACCATTTGGTGGCAGTGAAGATTTTGTCTGGAGTCCTGATTCTACACAATTGCTTTATGTAACAAAACCACTGAGTGGAAAAGAGTATGCAACTTCAACCAATACTGATATTTTTGCTTATAATTTATCTTCCGGAGCAGTAAAAAATGTTACCGAAAGTAATAAAGGTTATGATGTTTCACCAAAGTTTTCGCCAGACGGAAAATATCTTTCCTGGTTATCGATGGAGCGGGAAGGTTATGAAGCCGATAAAAACGATATTAAAATTTTGGAATGGAAAACGGGCAAAGTTTCTAATCTTACTTCAAAGTGGGACGAAAGTGTTGCTGGATCTTTTTTCTGGGCAAAGGACTCCAAAAATATTTTCTTTACAACGGCGTGGAGAGGCACCAATCAACTTTTCTCTTTAAATCCAAAAACAGCTAGAGTTAATCAGATCACCAGTGGTAATTTCGATGTGAATGATATTTACGCCCAGGATAAAAACACTTTATTGGTTTCCCGAACCGACATGAATCACAATGCTGATTTATTTAAAGTTGATCTCAGAAAAGGAACAATGACGCAAGTGACTGAGGTGAATAAAAAGAACTACGAAAATTTGACGCCGTCGAAAACCGAGCTGAAAATGGTGAAAACTACAGATGGTAAAGAAATGGGCGTGTGGTTTATTTACCCACCGAATTTTGATCCGGCGAAAAAATATCCAACCTTACTGTATTGTCAAGGTGGTCCGCAATCTGCGCTCACCCAGTTTTTTAGCACGAGATGGAATTTTGCTTTGATGGCAGCAAACGATTATATTATCGTTGCACCAAACCGCCGAGGAATGCCGGGTTGGGGCACGAAATGGAACGAGGATATTTCCAAAGATTGGGGCGGCCAACCGATGAGAGATTACCTTTCTGCTGCTGATTTTGCCAAAACATTGCCTTACGTAGATGGTGACCGAATGGGCGCTGTAGGTGCGAGTTATGGTGGTTATAGTGTATTTATGTTGGCAGGAATTCATGAAAACCGTTTCAAAACATTTATCGCTCATGACGGACTTTTCGATATGAAATCCTGGTATTTAACGACCGAAGAATTGTGGTTCGCGAAATGGGATTTGGGTGGCTCTCCTTACGATATCCCAACGCCGAAAGCCTACACCGTGTTCGATCCATCACAATACGTTAATAAATGGAACACTCCAATAATGATCATTCAAGGTGGAATAGATTATCGCGTTCCTTATGAGCAAGGTCAGGAAGCTTTTCAGGCGGCACAGTTGAAAGGTTTAAAATCTAAATTTCTTTATTTCCCGAATGAAAATCACTGGGTTTTACATCCACAGAATGGCCTGGTCTGGCAACGTGAATTTTTCTCCTGGTTGAAGGAAACATTTTAACAAAAAGAAGTTCAGATTATTCTGAACTTCTTTTTTTTTGTAATTTTTAAATTTGAATTTGTCTAATGAATCAGCCGCCAGATATTTTATTTTTAGCGTTTAAGCTTCTATAAATTAAAGTTCCGCTTTAACTTTAAAACCTGCATTTATTTTCATTTTGATTTGATCGGCGCTTACTTTATTTCCCTGAATTTCTATTATTAGCGAGTTTCTATCGCTTCGGAAATATTCTGCGATTTCCGCATCTGTAGTCGTGAAAATAATTTCATTAGGATCCGTATTATTTTCTGCAGTCGCGATGAGTTTGTCTTGAAGATTACTGCCTTTAATATAAATCCGCGCATTTTTAATGACATCTAGTTTGTTTCCCAAAGTGGAACTTACGTAACTCACGCTCAGTTTGCTCAATTTTACAGACTTTAAATTTACAATTGAAAAATTGGGATTGTTAGCCTTAATTTCATTGTTAAGATTAATATCCATATGGATTTCCGGCGCTTTCGTGTAAGAAGTTGTACTTACCGTCGCGAAGGGAACTTCAATCTGGGAACTGAAAGGAACCTCAAAGGGAGGCAAAACTTCCAATACTGAGTTTACGATTTCACGGCAGCTCATTACAAAGAACATTGTCAGTACACTGCTAAGAAGAATTAATTTTTTCATATTTCAATTTTTTTAGTCCTCTGCATTTATCATTCCATTCAGATTTTTATTCGTAAAATTATATATTTGTTTAAGATCTCTCTTTTATTTTAAAGGAAATGGTATACTATAAATTCATAAAATATTCTCAATGACAAAAATTTATGTGCTCTTTTTATTGTTGCTTTTTAGTAGAAGTTTTAGCCAAACTTATGAATTCGATTTTTTAACAAAGTATTCCATGGAAAATTTTAAAAATAAATCCACCTACGATTTTGTGAGTTATCATAATTCAGATGATTTTTCTTATGTGTTAAGGTTAAGAAAAACGGACTCAGATTTCACAGCAACAATTTATGATAGTCAAAGAAATTTAGCCCATGATTTTGATGTTATAGAATCAAAAGTTTCGGGAGAAATTCAGTTTCAATTTAATTATATCACCAGTTCTAAAATGGAAAAAATTAAAGCTCCCAAAAATTACCGATATGAATTTTCTGAAATTTCACCCAATATACCCAAGATTATCGCTTTAAAAGTTTATCCTTCTAAGAGATCCAATAATCCAATAGCTGAATGTACCATCACTTTAGCGAATGCCAATAAAAATTTGATGCCAATATACGGATCAGAAGTGTGTCATATTTCTAGAAATGACAACAATCCTATTTCAAATGCAGGTAATTATATCGTTTCAAAAACTGTAGCAAAAAATAAGAACTATCAGTACGAAACTAAGCTGACAGAGTATAAGAATGTTAGTTTCAAAATCGTGGTTGGTGAAAAAACAGAATTGTAAGTCAGCTAACTTTCTAAATTATTTTAGATGGGTAAACGTTTTATTTTCATTTTAAATATCCTTAAAAATTCTTAAATAACCCTCAATAGTATTAAAGAGCGCATTTACTTGACTTTGCCTTTTCAATGTCGTATATTTGCAGACCGAAATTTCACAGGTTCGGACTTAATTTTTAAACCGTAATTTAAAAAGAATGAAAACATCCCATTTTGACTTTGATCTTCCAGAAGAACTTTTAGCAGAACATCCATCCGTACATAGAGACGATGCTAAATTGATGGTTCTTAACCGCAAGACGCAAACTATAGAACATAAACTATTCAAAGATGTCGTAGATTATTTCGATGAGAAAGATCTCTTTATCTTCAACAATACCAAAGTATTCCCTGCAAGATTGTACGGAAACAAAGAAAAAACCGGTGCAAAAATCGAAGTTTTCTTATTAAGAGAATTGGATAAAGAAACCCGCGTTTGGGACGTATTGGTAGATCCAGCAAGAAAAATCAGAATCGGAAATAAATTATTTTTCACCGAAGATGAAGGTTTGGTTGCAGAAGTAATCGATAATACGACTTCAAGAGGTAGAACTTTAAGATTTTTATACGATGGTTCTTATGAAGAATTCCGTACGAAATTGAAAGAATTGGGTGAAACTCCACTACCGAAATATTTCAAAAGAGAAGTTGAGCCCGAAGATGCTGAACGTTACCAAACGATTTATGCAAAACATGAAGGTGCCGTTGCGGCTCCAACAGCAGGTTTGCATTTCTCCAGACATCTCATGAAAAAATTAGAAATCAAAGGAATCGATTTTGCAGAAATTACACTTCACGTTGGTTTAGGTACTTTCAATCCAATCGAAGTTGAAGATTTGTCAAAACATAAAATGGAATCTGAGGAAGCCATTATCGATCAGAAAAACGCAGATATCATCAACAAAGCTGTAGCAGAAGGCAGAAGAGTGTGTGCTGTAGGAACTACAACCATGAGAACGATTGAAACATCAGTTTCTTCTAACCGAAAAATTGGACCGTATCACGGCTGGACGAATAAATTTATTTTTCCTCCGCACGACTTCGGTGTTGCAAACTGTATGATCACCAATTTCCACATGCCAAAATCTACTTTAATGATGATGGTTGCAGCATTTGCAGGAAAAGATTTCCTAATGGAAGCTTACGCAGAAGCCATTAAGCATAAATATAAATTCTATTCTTACGGTGACGCCATGTTGATCATCTAATTAAATAAAAGAGCCAGGTAAAAGCAAAAAGGATACTTGGAAACAAGATTATTTTTTAATTTCGAAAGGTTTATTTTAATCGGTCAAAATTTTTTATAATGAAAAAGAATGATTTATTAGAGCGAACCTTTTGGTCTGGAATTAATTGTCTTAAGTTTTTAAGAAAACTTCCAAATGATTCTGAATATAGATTAATCAGATATCAATTGGGGAAATCTGCAACTTCAATTGGTGCTAATTATGAAGAATCTCAAGCTGGATCTTCCAAAGCAGATTTTAAAAATAAGGTTAAAATTTCTTTACGAGAATCAAGAGAATCCAACTATTGGTTGAGAGTAATTAAAGCACTCGATGAAAAACAAAATCAAGAATTGGATGACTTACTTGCTGAAAGTACAGAATTAAAAAACATTTTTGGTGCGATCGTAAATAACACGAAGCTCTAAAACTTTTACCATTTACCTTTTTACTTGGCTCTTATTATATTATGAAGGATATTCGAACTTTAACACTTGATCAACTCCAGGAATATTTTGTCTCTTTAGGAGAGAAACCTTTTCGGGCGAAACAAGTGTACGAATGGTTATGGAGTAAGAATCTACATTCCATCGAGGAGATGACGAATCTTTCAAAAGATTTGCGAGACCGTATTTCGCAGGAATACATGATTAACCCAATTTCGGTTGATCAGCTCCAAAAATCTACAGACGGCACGATTAAAAACGGGGTAAAATTACACGACGGACTATTAGTAGAATCGGTATTAATTCCCACAGAAACACGAACCACAGCTTGCGTTTCCTCCCAGGTTGGATGTTCCTTAAATTGTGAATTCTGCGCAACGGCCCGACTGAAAAGAATGCGAAATCTTGAAGTCGCAGAAATTGTAGATCAAGTTGCATTGATCGACCGGCAGAGTAAACTGTATTTCGACCGACCACTCTCAAACATTGTTTTTATGGGAATGGGTGAGCCGATGATGAATTACAAAAACGTGGTTGAATCCATCAGAAAAATTACTGAACCTAAAGGAATGGGAATGTCAGCACGACGAATTACTGTTTCTACTTCTGGAATTCCGAAGATGATTAAGATGTTGGCTGATGAGAATTTGCGCGTTAAATTAGCGCTATCTTTGCATTCAGCGATCGAGAAAAAAAGGAATGATATCATGCCTTTTTCTGATAAATTTCCTTTAACTGATATTATGGATTCCTTGAAA
This genomic window contains:
- a CDS encoding S9 family peptidase, which gives rise to MKIKNTLIALAAPFLMNAQHVMTPEILWTLNKIGVSAVSPDQNALIYSIGKTDLKTEKTNKKNYFFNIKNSEATVLDLGKKSLIQWDDNGIYAQEGEKLYISKDAGKTWAEFYTIGKVDNIVISPDGKKIAFSKEVLIEKVMGKEKYDDVPKTTAQIYTDLNHRHWDYFSEGKYNHVFVVNVSEPVDSAKDLLEGKPYDSPQRPFGGSEDFVWSPDSTQLLYVTKPLSGKEYATSTNTDIFAYNLSSGAVKNVTESNKGYDVSPKFSPDGKYLSWLSMEREGYEADKNDIKILEWKTGKVSNLTSKWDESVAGSFFWAKDSKNIFFTTAWRGTNQLFSLNPKTARVNQITSGNFDVNDIYAQDKNTLLVSRTDMNHNADLFKVDLRKGTMTQVTEVNKKNYENLTPSKTELKMVKTTDGKEMGVWFIYPPNFDPAKKYPTLLYCQGGPQSALTQFFSTRWNFALMAANDYIIVAPNRRGMPGWGTKWNEDISKDWGGQPMRDYLSAADFAKTLPYVDGDRMGAVGASYGGYSVFMLAGIHENRFKTFIAHDGLFDMKSWYLTTEELWFAKWDLGGSPYDIPTPKAYTVFDPSQYVNKWNTPIMIIQGGIDYRVPYEQGQEAFQAAQLKGLKSKFLYFPNENHWVLHPQNGLVWQREFFSWLKETF
- the queA gene encoding tRNA preQ1(34) S-adenosylmethionine ribosyltransferase-isomerase QueA: MKTSHFDFDLPEELLAEHPSVHRDDAKLMVLNRKTQTIEHKLFKDVVDYFDEKDLFIFNNTKVFPARLYGNKEKTGAKIEVFLLRELDKETRVWDVLVDPARKIRIGNKLFFTEDEGLVAEVIDNTTSRGRTLRFLYDGSYEEFRTKLKELGETPLPKYFKREVEPEDAERYQTIYAKHEGAVAAPTAGLHFSRHLMKKLEIKGIDFAEITLHVGLGTFNPIEVEDLSKHKMESEEAIIDQKNADIINKAVAEGRRVCAVGTTTMRTIETSVSSNRKIGPYHGWTNKFIFPPHDFGVANCMITNFHMPKSTLMMMVAAFAGKDFLMEAYAEAIKHKYKFYSYGDAMLII
- a CDS encoding four helix bundle protein, which gives rise to MKKNDLLERTFWSGINCLKFLRKLPNDSEYRLIRYQLGKSATSIGANYEESQAGSSKADFKNKVKISLRESRESNYWLRVIKALDEKQNQELDDLLAESTELKNIFGAIVNNTKL
- the rlmN gene encoding 23S rRNA (adenine(2503)-C(2))-methyltransferase RlmN, yielding MKDIRTLTLDQLQEYFVSLGEKPFRAKQVYEWLWSKNLHSIEEMTNLSKDLRDRISQEYMINPISVDQLQKSTDGTIKNGVKLHDGLLVESVLIPTETRTTACVSSQVGCSLNCEFCATARLKRMRNLEVAEIVDQVALIDRQSKLYFDRPLSNIVFMGMGEPMMNYKNVVESIRKITEPKGMGMSARRITVSTSGIPKMIKMLADENLRVKLALSLHSAIEKKRNDIMPFSDKFPLTDIMDSLKYWYEKTGNIVTFEYCVWKGINDEDEDIKALIRYCKQIPSKVNLIQYNPIGDGKYDQCNKDAEENYVRQLEKAGITVLIRRSRGGDIDAACGQLANKSSE